The following coding sequences lie in one Hydrogenimonas thermophila genomic window:
- a CDS encoding O-antigen ligase family protein has protein sequence MAYILKGNQQRVVLSLILFLTGFLIRLFYDANILSPGPFLDYREYIFSTDKNFAAIIIDTTMVGVLLFSTYFIIDFIQKKNTVAIYNILISLVVLIPTILAWSSLNSRAAWISLAISSLFIVIILMFQTKQQGFTKKYAIVFFIFFISVISLALLVRGDMIISKLTSESKTWQAILSMDLENIPKTSIGLRIHMWHYAIQLWLQHPLLGHGLNITHLTSNIPAEMGFKGFANLHNAYLEILARTGLIGLIFYISALFITLKAVFKAYTQHYIPLFLFIFFIEILLIFLFNNVSVGFIFFQHGWQYIVLFGGIAYSYRYAQMKPEGE, from the coding sequence GTGGCTTATATATTAAAAGGTAATCAGCAACGTGTTGTACTATCGCTTATACTTTTTCTTACAGGGTTTTTAATACGTTTATTTTATGATGCTAATATTTTATCTCCTGGACCATTTTTGGATTATAGAGAATATATTTTTAGTACAGATAAAAATTTTGCTGCAATTATTATAGATACTACAATGGTAGGAGTTTTACTTTTTAGTACATATTTTATTATTGATTTTATTCAAAAAAAAAATACAGTTGCTATTTATAATATTTTAATATCTTTAGTTGTACTTATTCCAACTATTTTAGCTTGGTCATCTCTAAATTCACGAGCGGCTTGGATTAGTTTAGCTATTTCATCCTTATTTATAGTAATAATTTTGATGTTTCAAACAAAGCAACAAGGTTTTACTAAAAAATATGCCATAGTATTTTTTATTTTTTTTATTTCAGTTATTTCACTTGCTTTATTGGTAAGAGGTGATATGATTATTTCAAAATTAACTTCTGAATCTAAAACTTGGCAGGCAATTTTATCTATGGATTTGGAAAATATACCAAAAACATCAATTGGTTTGCGTATCCATATGTGGCATTATGCTATTCAGTTGTGGTTACAACATCCACTATTAGGACATGGTCTTAATATAACTCATTTAACTTCTAATATTCCTGCAGAAATGGGATTTAAAGGTTTTGCTAACCTCCATAATGCATATTTAGAGATTTTAGCTCGTACTGGTTTGATTGGTCTTATTTTTTATATTTCTGCACTTTTTATTACACTAAAAGCAGTTTTTAAAGCCTATACCCAACACTATATTCCTCTGTTTTTGTTTATTTTTTTCATTGAAATTCTATTAATTTTTCTATTTAATAATGTATCAGTAGGATTCATTTTCTTTCAGCATGGATGGCAGTATATAGTACTTTTTGGTGGTATTGCATATAGTTATCGCTATGCACAGATGAAACCTGAAGGAGAATAA
- the waaF gene encoding lipopolysaccharide heptosyltransferase II, whose protein sequence is MKRVLIVRMSAIGDVVFASPLIEAIKKDYPDAKIFWLAEPIVKDLLRCDTDIEEVIEFPKNRFKQLWKDKKIITLFKELSYFSKKLKSYNFDTAIDAQGLLKSAIIAWFSGAPVRYGFKSKEFSHLFLNKVTDKGGNSQHISSEYYHLIRFMGLDNSVSLSLKLCSKAYDNADILIKTYDLNNGFIALTPFTTRPQKHWFHDSWKKLIHMLQSYFNLPIIILGSEADKESAQYITQGTSAINLAGKTKIDEAAALLKKSLLIIGVDTGLTHMAVAQMRPTIALFGATVPYTKTDNPYVKVIYHKFECSPCRRRPICANRFDCMQAISPEEVVETAKSLIKVNI, encoded by the coding sequence ATGAAGAGAGTTTTAATTGTACGAATGAGTGCCATAGGCGATGTAGTTTTTGCTTCTCCACTTATTGAAGCAATAAAAAAAGACTATCCTGATGCTAAGATTTTTTGGTTGGCTGAACCAATAGTTAAAGATCTTCTAAGGTGTGATACTGATATAGAAGAAGTTATTGAGTTCCCAAAAAATAGGTTTAAACAACTCTGGAAAGACAAGAAAATTATTACTCTTTTTAAAGAACTTAGTTACTTTTCAAAAAAACTGAAGTCTTATAATTTTGATACTGCAATTGATGCTCAAGGGTTACTTAAAAGTGCGATAATTGCTTGGTTTAGTGGTGCTCCAGTGCGTTATGGTTTTAAATCTAAAGAGTTTAGTCACCTTTTTCTTAATAAAGTAACAGATAAGGGTGGAAATAGTCAGCATATTAGCTCAGAATATTATCATCTTATACGTTTTATGGGGCTTGATAATTCAGTTTCACTCTCTCTTAAGCTCTGCTCAAAAGCTTATGATAATGCAGATATTTTAATAAAAACATACGATTTGAATAATGGATTTATAGCATTGACTCCATTTACTACGCGACCACAAAAACATTGGTTTCACGATTCTTGGAAAAAACTTATTCATATGTTACAATCGTACTTTAATCTACCAATTATAATATTGGGTTCTGAAGCAGATAAAGAGAGTGCACAGTATATTACTCAAGGAACATCAGCAATTAATTTAGCTGGTAAGACTAAAATTGATGAAGCTGCAGCACTTTTGAAAAAATCTTTATTAATTATTGGAGTTGATACTGGGCTTACTCATATGGCAGTTGCACAGATGAGACCAACCATAGCTCTTTTTGGTGCAACAGTTCCTTATACTAAGACAGATAATCCATATGTTAAGGTTATATACCATAAATTTGAATGCTCTCCTTGTCGCAGACGGCCTATATGTGCAAATAGATTTGATTGTATGCAAGCTATAAGTCCAGAGGAAGTGGTAGAGACAGCAAAATCACTTATTAAGGTAAATATATGA
- a CDS encoding glycosyltransferase family 4 protein: protein MTILHIEAGKNLYGGAKQVAYLIEELQKRGTNNILICPINSEIAKVCKPFCIVEEIQMSGDLDISMIFRIKKIIKFHNANIVHVHSRRGADIMGMVAAKLSKTPVVLSRRVDNPEPKLWAKFKYSFYDHIVTISEAIRNVLISEGVKSEKITTVYSAVDSSIYDKPCSKTYFLQEFKLPENTKTIGVIAQLIPRKGHKYLLQIVPDIIKIFPNLHILFFGKGPIKNELEDIIKTKNLQNNVHMIGFRDDLLQWIGCLDLVVHPALMEGLGVSLLQAAAAGVPIIASPFGGMPEIVHNNVNGFLVDPHDSKTLFEKISLLLNDQNLSIKFGKAGKEIVKSKFSIESMVDGNLSIYKKVLS, encoded by the coding sequence ATGACGATTTTGCATATAGAAGCAGGTAAAAATCTTTATGGTGGTGCAAAACAGGTAGCATATCTTATTGAGGAACTTCAAAAACGTGGAACTAATAATATTCTTATATGTCCTATAAATAGTGAAATAGCAAAAGTTTGTAAGCCTTTTTGCATAGTTGAAGAGATACAGATGAGTGGCGACTTGGACATTAGTATGATTTTTAGAATAAAAAAAATCATTAAGTTCCATAATGCAAATATCGTTCATGTTCATAGTAGACGCGGTGCTGATATAATGGGAATGGTTGCTGCTAAGTTATCAAAAACTCCAGTAGTTTTATCTAGACGTGTTGATAATCCAGAGCCTAAATTGTGGGCAAAGTTTAAGTACTCTTTTTATGACCATATAGTTACTATTTCAGAAGCAATCAGAAATGTATTGATCAGTGAGGGTGTTAAATCTGAAAAAATAACGACGGTTTATAGTGCTGTAGATAGTAGTATTTATGATAAACCATGTTCAAAAACTTATTTTTTACAAGAGTTTAAACTTCCTGAAAATACGAAAACAATTGGTGTAATAGCTCAATTGATTCCAAGAAAAGGACACAAGTATTTATTACAAATAGTACCTGATATTATAAAAATTTTTCCAAACCTTCATATTCTATTTTTTGGGAAAGGTCCTATAAAAAATGAGTTAGAAGATATTATAAAAACTAAGAATCTACAAAATAATGTACATATGATTGGTTTTAGAGATGATCTATTACAATGGATTGGATGTCTCGATCTGGTCGTTCATCCTGCACTAATGGAAGGTCTTGGTGTATCGCTGTTACAGGCTGCTGCAGCTGGTGTGCCAATAATAGCATCACCATTTGGAGGTATGCCTGAGATAGTTCACAATAATGTGAATGGTTTTTTGGTAGATCCACACGATAGTAAAACTTTATTCGAAAAAATTTCTTTACTTTTAAATGATCAAAATCTTTCAATAAAATTTGGTAAAGCAGGAAAAGAGATTGTAAAAAGCAAGTTTAGTATTGAAAGTATGGTAGATGGAAATTTATCTATATATAAAAAGGTTCTTTCATGA